Proteins encoded in a region of the Paenibacillus pedocola genome:
- a CDS encoding carbohydrate ABC transporter permease produces the protein MRTIRRYEEWVFKLVLTLFIVVVCGAVLLPFVHLLAVSFSSSAANVGGKVAFLPVGFHIKAYRFILSHRDILSGFRNSVLQTTIGTVLSLLLMTMCAYPLSKKIAGQSLIIWMIMLTMLFNGGMIPTYMMIKGLGLLDTIWAVILPFCITPYYLMLMMNFFREFPEPIEEAALIDGLNPIQILFRIVLPLSKPILVTMALFMIVFYWNNWFSSLIYLNKTSMYPVMLIVRNILDGQQLVNSGMAGQDTTKYISTASLKAASIMVTSLPIFILLPFTQKYFTKGALIGAVKG, from the coding sequence ATGCGCACCATTAGAAGATATGAGGAATGGGTCTTTAAGCTGGTTCTCACGCTGTTTATCGTCGTCGTATGCGGCGCGGTGCTGCTGCCGTTTGTACATCTGCTTGCGGTATCCTTCAGCAGCTCTGCCGCCAATGTCGGCGGGAAAGTAGCCTTTCTGCCGGTGGGGTTCCATATTAAGGCCTACCGGTTCATCCTGAGCCACCGGGATATTCTCAGCGGCTTCCGGAATTCGGTGCTGCAGACGACAATCGGCACGGTGCTCAGTCTCCTGCTGATGACGATGTGCGCCTATCCCTTGTCCAAAAAAATCGCCGGCCAGTCCCTTATCATCTGGATGATTATGCTGACCATGCTGTTCAACGGCGGGATGATTCCTACTTATATGATGATCAAGGGTCTGGGTCTGTTGGATACGATCTGGGCGGTAATTCTGCCGTTCTGTATTACGCCTTATTATTTAATGCTGATGATGAACTTCTTCCGCGAGTTCCCCGAACCGATTGAGGAGGCGGCACTGATCGACGGACTTAATCCGATTCAAATCCTGTTCCGCATTGTGCTTCCCTTATCGAAGCCGATTCTGGTGACGATGGCGCTGTTCATGATTGTCTTCTACTGGAACAACTGGTTCAGCTCCCTGATCTATTTGAATAAAACCAGTATGTATCCTGTTATGCTGATCGTGCGCAATATTCTGGATGGACAGCAGCTTGTGAACAGCGGGATGGCGGGGCAGGATACAACCAAGTACATCTCCACTGCTTCGCTGAAAGCCGCATCCATCATGGTAACTTCACTTCCGATCTTTATCCTGCTGCCCTTTACACAGAAATATTTCACCAAAGGCGCCTTAATCGGTGCGGTTAAAGGCTAA
- a CDS encoding extracellular solute-binding protein, which translates to MTKSMKVQGSGSKVRAGGVILSAMLLLSACSGGNGAAEVSGNEVAAADGGQVTLTMLLAEGGVPFSKDWPTLVELEKRTNVELDVQAVPSDYQSKAKIVLSSDKIPDMVTSVEQPTVLEMSETGVLLPISDYMDKLPHLKSRIEEFQIEKELDNWRGTDGKLYVVPFMKDYANYNRAPLIRSDILKQNGLQAPTNMDEFYILLKKLKELYPDSYPLTGTSAENLRTMFGTAWGVDANYKGFVYDEAAGQYDYLFTSDKYKAYLTYLNRLIDEGLADPEMFTSTTDQLMQKMSTGKSFVYYFWNGEHKSAINLLGKENSGPDFEISMLEPIAGPAGKKMLVGDRISNGMVIPASAAKKPYFDQLLSFIDYLYSDEGIDLLTWGIEGDTYNVVDGEKKFSDEMLQKDNLNRALWEIGAANGSYVMLWPYKWFAAVLGDPDFEKMTEVANEEGWFADVTKVPSLSAAQREEENLVYATVNDYFAKMTEQFVYGTNSIETDWDAYVKEMDSMGVGKLKKMYNDSLK; encoded by the coding sequence ATGACAAAGAGCATGAAGGTGCAAGGAAGCGGCAGCAAAGTAAGGGCGGGAGGAGTGATACTATCGGCTATGCTATTGCTAAGTGCTTGTTCCGGCGGGAACGGTGCGGCGGAAGTCTCCGGCAATGAGGTGGCTGCGGCAGACGGCGGACAGGTCACCCTGACCATGCTGCTGGCCGAAGGCGGGGTGCCGTTCAGCAAGGATTGGCCCACACTGGTGGAACTGGAGAAACGGACGAATGTGGAGCTTGATGTACAGGCAGTTCCCTCTGATTATCAGAGTAAAGCGAAAATTGTACTAAGCTCCGACAAAATTCCGGATATGGTGACGAGCGTGGAGCAGCCTACAGTGCTGGAAATGAGCGAGACCGGTGTGCTGCTGCCCATCAGTGACTATATGGACAAGCTTCCGCATCTCAAGAGCCGGATTGAAGAGTTCCAGATCGAGAAGGAGCTGGATAACTGGCGGGGGACGGACGGCAAGCTGTACGTGGTACCCTTCATGAAGGACTATGCCAACTACAACCGTGCGCCGCTGATCCGCTCCGATATTCTGAAGCAGAACGGACTGCAGGCGCCAACGAATATGGACGAGTTTTACATCCTTTTGAAGAAGCTGAAGGAACTGTATCCGGACAGCTACCCGCTAACCGGGACCAGCGCAGAGAATCTGCGGACGATGTTCGGGACCGCCTGGGGAGTGGATGCGAACTACAAGGGTTTTGTCTACGATGAAGCCGCCGGGCAGTACGACTACTTATTTACGAGTGACAAGTACAAGGCCTATCTGACCTATCTCAACCGGCTGATTGATGAGGGGCTGGCTGATCCCGAAATGTTCACCTCTACGACCGATCAGCTGATGCAGAAAATGTCTACGGGTAAAAGCTTTGTCTATTATTTCTGGAATGGCGAGCATAAGAGTGCTATCAATCTGCTGGGCAAGGAGAACAGCGGCCCGGATTTTGAAATCTCGATGCTGGAACCGATAGCAGGTCCTGCCGGTAAAAAAATGCTGGTCGGCGACCGGATTTCAAACGGCATGGTCATCCCGGCGTCGGCGGCGAAAAAACCGTATTTCGATCAGCTCCTGAGCTTCATTGATTACCTGTACTCGGACGAAGGCATTGACCTGCTGACCTGGGGGATTGAAGGGGATACCTATAACGTAGTTGACGGGGAGAAGAAGTTCAGCGATGAGATGCTGCAGAAGGATAACCTGAACCGGGCGCTGTGGGAGATTGGCGCTGCTAACGGCTCCTACGTAATGCTCTGGCCGTACAAATGGTTCGCGGCGGTGCTGGGCGACCCTGATTTTGAGAAAATGACGGAAGTGGCAAATGAGGAAGGCTGGTTCGCGGATGTTACGAAGGTGCCTTCTCTATCGGCGGCGCAGCGCGAGGAAGAAAATCTGGTCTATGCGACTGTGAATGATTATTTTGCCAAGATGACGGAACAGTTCGTATACGGGACGAATTCGATTGAGACGGACTGGGATGCTTATGTGAAGGAAATGGACTCGATGGGTGTCGGTAAGCTGAAGAAAATGTACAATGATTCGCTTAAGTAA
- a CDS encoding M24 family metallopeptidase, with protein MTINETKQRIAILQATLAGRGISALVAFANGAREGAGTVRYLTGWMPFSSEVFLVVPAKGSAVIVSADKNRARAFLMRFGGEGEVVKTTDLYGSLQEVLAKLVPPGSVLAYTGADDFTVAQSARFFALLDGYEKLEGTEIVNVQRLERTPYEVDKHRKAAEIADKMVAHAMGIASVKGISGAEIMAEVEYLGRRLGADSASCWLAVGERPPETYFELFELVEPVGPDSRVQIGTTVCLDGYYAQVLRMGMFKEPSPELQRISGAILEMQDAALAKMAAGTPVHVLVDVLESMIDEYCPYTRTEDPFRFQSIHGMSNSYSDPGVAPFLNAGRDQSRDGESARVSENMVFEVHPNFTMPELGHVCHGDTAVAGKDGGSWLSKTPRGIYYLSS; from the coding sequence ATGACAATCAATGAGACGAAGCAAAGAATCGCAATACTCCAGGCGACACTGGCCGGGCGGGGAATTTCCGCCCTGGTCGCCTTTGCCAATGGCGCGCGTGAAGGAGCGGGTACTGTGCGGTATCTGACCGGCTGGATGCCCTTTAGCTCGGAAGTATTCCTGGTCGTTCCCGCGAAGGGAAGTGCAGTCATCGTATCGGCGGATAAGAACCGGGCGCGGGCGTTCCTTATGCGTTTTGGCGGGGAAGGGGAGGTTGTGAAAACAACGGATCTGTACGGCTCGCTGCAGGAGGTGCTGGCGAAGCTGGTGCCGCCCGGATCAGTACTCGCCTACACAGGTGCTGATGATTTCACAGTCGCGCAGTCTGCCAGGTTCTTTGCCCTGCTGGATGGTTATGAGAAGCTGGAGGGAACCGAGATCGTGAATGTACAGCGGTTGGAGCGCACGCCGTATGAAGTGGATAAACACCGGAAGGCGGCGGAAATTGCCGATAAAATGGTGGCCCACGCCATGGGTATCGCCTCGGTTAAGGGAATTAGCGGGGCGGAAATTATGGCCGAGGTGGAGTATCTGGGAAGACGGCTCGGTGCGGACTCTGCCTCCTGCTGGCTGGCGGTTGGTGAGCGCCCGCCGGAAACGTATTTTGAGCTGTTCGAGCTGGTGGAGCCTGTAGGTCCTGATTCCCGTGTGCAAATCGGCACAACAGTCTGCCTGGACGGGTATTACGCGCAGGTGTTGAGAATGGGGATGTTCAAGGAGCCCTCTCCTGAGCTCCAGCGTATTTCCGGAGCTATTCTTGAAATGCAAGATGCAGCACTGGCCAAGATGGCGGCAGGCACGCCGGTCCATGTCCTCGTGGATGTGCTGGAGTCCATGATCGATGAGTACTGCCCGTATACAAGGACGGAAGATCCGTTCCGGTTCCAATCGATCCACGGAATGAGCAACAGCTACAGCGATCCTGGTGTTGCTCCTTTCCTGAATGCGGGCAGAGATCAGTCAAGGGATGGAGAATCGGCGAGAGTATCTGAAAATATGGTCTTTGAAGTGCATCCCAACTTCACAATGCCTGAGCTGGGGCATGTGTGTCATGGGGATACGGCCGTTGCCGGGAAGGACGGGGGAAGCTGGCTGTCCAAGACGCCGCGGGGAATCTATTATCTGTCATCATAA
- a CDS encoding sugar phosphate isomerase/epimerase family protein: MRIGVDGKYLPGGHNLSPVEKLEYAHSLGLEGMFFRTILHISPNLDRAEIQAVQRKAQELGMYLEAGLGRVNPYTNPETPELRAIGSGDVLLGFRRMMEAAAEGGIRELWVSTGGAKPYKGMFATDRFRTDVTWEEQLEATERLLLKLKPMALDLGLHLNMETHEEITSYEIVRLIEAVGADVMGVVFDTANVMIRGEHPVLAARRLAPYVRQTHIKDAYLELTDGGVYQRAMPCEGEGAVDFCEVLKELNRYNPELTLSFEAQVPHGGRMPGEPMLIEVYDPQWIRNHPDLTREDFAAYYELARNYSERIRSGQAKGWRALNAERFEEEEAVQAVIASRRYMDGLCRELGIQREQAPSHV, from the coding sequence ATGCGTATTGGTGTCGATGGTAAATACTTACCCGGAGGGCATAATCTAAGTCCTGTGGAGAAGCTGGAATATGCTCATAGTCTGGGCCTGGAGGGGATGTTCTTCCGCACCATCCTGCACATCAGTCCCAATCTGGATCGTGCGGAGATTCAGGCTGTACAGCGGAAAGCGCAGGAACTCGGTATGTATCTGGAGGCCGGGCTGGGCCGGGTCAATCCATACACAAATCCAGAAACCCCGGAACTGCGGGCGATTGGCAGCGGCGATGTGCTGCTCGGCTTCCGCCGCATGATGGAGGCTGCAGCGGAAGGCGGTATCCGCGAGCTTTGGGTCTCCACCGGCGGTGCCAAACCCTACAAGGGGATGTTCGCCACGGACCGGTTTCGCACCGATGTGACCTGGGAGGAGCAGCTGGAGGCGACAGAGCGGCTGCTGCTGAAGCTGAAGCCGATGGCACTCGATCTGGGGCTGCATCTCAATATGGAGACCCATGAGGAGATTACTTCCTATGAAATCGTCCGCCTGATTGAAGCGGTTGGAGCCGATGTGATGGGCGTGGTGTTCGACACCGCCAATGTGATGATTCGCGGCGAGCATCCGGTGCTTGCCGCCCGGCGCCTGGCACCTTATGTACGGCAGACGCATATCAAGGATGCCTATCTTGAATTGACAGATGGAGGAGTCTATCAGCGGGCGATGCCGTGTGAAGGCGAAGGTGCTGTTGATTTCTGCGAGGTGCTGAAGGAGCTTAACCGCTATAATCCGGAGTTGACGTTATCCTTCGAAGCGCAGGTTCCGCACGGCGGGCGGATGCCCGGTGAGCCGATGCTCATTGAGGTCTACGATCCGCAGTGGATTCGGAATCATCCGGATCTGACACGCGAGGATTTCGCCGCTTATTATGAACTGGCGCGGAATTACTCAGAACGGATACGCAGCGGCCAGGCCAAAGGCTGGCGGGCACTGAACGCAGAACGGTTCGAAGAAGAGGAAGCGGTACAGGCGGTGATTGCCTCCCGGCGTTATATGGACGGACTGTGCCGGGAGCTGGGTATTCAGCGGGAGCAGGCGCCGTCCCATGTCTGA
- a CDS encoding DUF3999 family protein: MSAAAEGSAGQAWQYSKQIVIPGQAAYYELYLDPEVYKGAAEDLRDLRIVDNTGKYVPFYRESGEERPEEHNITYSATLVHSVKKNGNTLFDYKVTPLAENTDIQGNRLEFKLPDEDFLLHVQLLGSYDGVAWEPIAKGDLYAVDGREQNSIDLGSTYKFSYYRLVAEKNVADLQFPALTLQHSNRVIKAELFKQQQEAAYKIQEEDKRTEIIIHNDDRLRVSGLQLESSGSFTRRFELYDGEGRVIPVTGIGELYRLDFKDAEIASTAIVPVKASSAPILRIVIHNQDDAPIALSGLKLEYLLDRIIFAADGAQPYRLLYGNAEAAAPQYDIVNFKDYIAGENRPLARLGAAELQQVPEADIAHNSWLQSRLGFNIVIIAVSLLLILFLARKLGRK; encoded by the coding sequence TTGTCTGCCGCAGCTGAAGGGAGCGCCGGCCAGGCGTGGCAGTACTCGAAGCAGATTGTGATCCCGGGTCAGGCAGCCTATTATGAACTTTACCTTGATCCTGAGGTATACAAGGGTGCGGCAGAGGATCTGCGCGATCTGCGGATCGTAGACAATACAGGCAAGTATGTTCCCTTCTACAGGGAGAGCGGAGAAGAGCGCCCGGAGGAACATAACATAACCTACTCCGCTACGCTGGTTCACAGCGTGAAGAAGAACGGGAACACCCTGTTCGATTACAAGGTTACACCATTGGCCGAGAATACCGATATCCAAGGCAACCGGCTGGAGTTCAAGCTTCCGGATGAGGACTTCCTGCTTCACGTACAACTGCTTGGCAGCTATGACGGCGTTGCCTGGGAGCCTATAGCTAAGGGTGATCTGTACGCCGTAGATGGGCGTGAACAGAATAGCATCGACCTCGGCAGCACTTATAAATTCAGCTATTACCGGCTGGTGGCAGAGAAGAATGTGGCGGATCTGCAGTTTCCTGCTCTGACCCTGCAGCATAGCAACCGGGTAATCAAGGCTGAACTCTTTAAGCAGCAGCAGGAAGCAGCGTATAAGATTCAGGAAGAAGACAAACGCACTGAGATTATCATTCACAATGATGACCGGCTGAGAGTCTCCGGGCTGCAGCTGGAGAGCAGCGGCAGCTTCACCCGCCGGTTCGAGCTTTATGACGGTGAAGGCAGAGTCATTCCCGTAACAGGCATCGGAGAATTGTACCGGCTGGATTTCAAGGATGCGGAGATTGCCTCTACAGCTATTGTTCCTGTGAAGGCTTCGTCCGCGCCCATCCTGCGTATCGTCATCCATAATCAGGATGATGCGCCAATAGCGCTGTCCGGGCTGAAACTGGAATACCTGCTGGACCGGATCATTTTTGCCGCTGACGGAGCCCAGCCTTACCGCTTGCTCTACGGGAATGCTGAGGCGGCTGCGCCGCAATATGATATTGTGAACTTCAAGGACTATATCGCCGGAGAAAATAGACCGCTTGCCCGGCTTGGGGCGGCAGAACTACAGCAGGTGCCTGAAGCGGACATTGCGCACAACAGCTGGTTACAGAGCAGACTGGGATTCAATATCGTGATTATTGCCGTTTCATTGCTGCTGATCCTCTTCCTGGCCCGGAAGCTGGGCCGGAAGTAG
- a CDS encoding DUF2339 domain-containing protein, which translates to MEQFKDRLRAIKEQQDVLLGEYQELIKAYEGSDLVNENEALKKRAAAVEQALAETEAQGMRLKQENAELRTALTEQILDEKLGILRLSRRKLHTYFAAQSAAQHDRLTAFELRTKQRIAEMYRTADRLLGKDNAEIRARLDELTARLDESILLRRAELLEAERPLAAEVDHRLDELASEGVSEETIRRRRRQNRIEMKIGLNWINRLGILLLILAVGAGFKYSYSTWFTGYMKGSAFFLLGALMLGGGEWLFRRGRGTFALGLLGGGISVLYGSIFYSYFLLEIIGIYPGLALSVLVTLTAVLLSLRYESRTICSMGLVGGYLPLFSYIGAFGLEGGAVYAAMGYLFLLNLLIVLISLRKRWIVVNYISFLFNTPSMLLLIVLSDSYGINMFYSILTFAMYLGITLWYPFKYRTKLSWWDFALLACNTMASCLILYILFLDAGLGAYKGALALAFCLLYLGLGRLLEKLMAQEKESMLLFYATSLTFAVLMIPFQLGTVWWSIGWLVEAVVLTVYGHLQRFKAIERIGWGILLLSLALFFFIDVLVQSSSANSVIIYDNPYFALKYTFITAGMLVVALVYAIRHSRREILLASSPAEVQAGIWFKYAALVNTYAYILYESLHLYDLYVPEDFTRATFYRLLLSAVLTLGLAYALPKIKVLYDDTVGYMVYFLYAIGYVICIALTTWQHSLKVNFSDNTAADYAALGLLILFNLFVWQSGGRLLKALLKREYNNEELYPVVMGIYLLAVVTAFLGVQLRQNDGGLIFSLTYLLLAVLFIMFGFRRRYVYIRRFGLALSLLATGKLLLYDLTLLNTGSKIIAYFSFGLCLLGISYLYQRVSARMEEVYAEAGQDSPQD; encoded by the coding sequence ATGGAGCAGTTCAAAGATCGTCTTAGGGCCATAAAAGAGCAGCAGGATGTACTGCTGGGAGAGTATCAGGAGCTGATCAAAGCCTATGAGGGCAGTGATCTGGTGAATGAGAATGAAGCTTTGAAGAAGCGGGCGGCCGCGGTAGAACAGGCTTTGGCCGAGACCGAGGCTCAGGGAATGAGGCTGAAGCAAGAGAATGCAGAGCTGCGTACGGCACTGACCGAGCAGATACTGGATGAGAAGCTGGGGATTCTGCGGTTGTCCCGCAGGAAGCTGCATACCTATTTCGCCGCGCAAAGCGCTGCCCAGCATGACCGGCTGACCGCTTTTGAGCTTCGGACAAAGCAGCGTATCGCAGAAATGTACCGTACGGCGGACCGTCTGCTCGGGAAGGACAATGCAGAGATCCGCGCCAGGCTGGATGAGCTGACGGCCAGACTGGACGAGAGCATTCTGCTGCGCCGGGCGGAGCTGCTGGAAGCGGAACGGCCGCTCGCGGCAGAAGTGGATCACCGGCTGGATGAGCTGGCTTCGGAAGGGGTCAGCGAGGAGACGATCCGGCGGCGGCGCAGACAGAACCGGATCGAGATGAAGATTGGGCTGAACTGGATCAACCGGCTCGGTATCCTGCTGCTGATTCTTGCTGTCGGCGCTGGCTTCAAATACAGCTATTCCACCTGGTTCACAGGATATATGAAGGGCAGTGCCTTTTTCCTGCTCGGCGCCTTAATGCTGGGCGGCGGCGAGTGGCTGTTCCGCAGAGGCAGAGGCACCTTTGCGCTAGGGCTGCTCGGCGGCGGGATTTCTGTGCTGTACGGCTCCATCTTTTACAGCTATTTTCTGCTTGAGATTATCGGGATCTATCCCGGCCTTGCTCTCTCAGTCCTCGTTACGCTGACGGCGGTTCTGTTATCGCTCCGGTATGAGTCCCGGACCATCTGTTCGATGGGTCTAGTCGGAGGCTACCTGCCCTTGTTCTCCTATATAGGCGCATTTGGCCTGGAGGGAGGCGCAGTGTATGCAGCTATGGGTTATCTGTTCCTGCTGAATCTGCTGATTGTGCTCATTTCCCTGCGTAAACGCTGGATCGTTGTCAATTACATCAGCTTCCTGTTCAATACACCTTCGATGCTGCTGCTGATTGTTCTGTCGGACAGCTATGGCATAAATATGTTCTATTCCATTCTGACCTTCGCCATGTACCTGGGAATTACGCTGTGGTACCCGTTCAAGTACCGGACCAAGCTGTCCTGGTGGGATTTCGCGCTGCTCGCCTGCAACACAATGGCCAGCTGTTTAATCCTGTATATACTGTTCCTGGATGCGGGGCTTGGTGCGTACAAAGGAGCGCTAGCCCTCGCCTTTTGCCTGCTGTATCTGGGACTCGGCCGTCTGCTGGAGAAGCTGATGGCGCAGGAAAAAGAGAGCATGCTGCTCTTCTATGCCACTTCGCTCACCTTCGCCGTGCTGATGATTCCGTTTCAGCTGGGCACCGTCTGGTGGTCCATCGGCTGGCTGGTTGAGGCAGTTGTACTGACGGTTTACGGCCATCTGCAGCGTTTCAAAGCGATCGAACGGATCGGCTGGGGCATCCTGCTGCTCTCTTTGGCCCTCTTCTTCTTTATCGATGTGCTGGTGCAGTCTTCATCTGCCAACTCTGTGATCATCTACGACAATCCGTATTTTGCGCTAAAATACACCTTCATCACAGCAGGGATGCTCGTTGTCGCTCTTGTATACGCCATCCGCCATTCCCGGCGGGAGATTCTGCTTGCCAGCTCTCCTGCCGAGGTTCAGGCCGGTATCTGGTTCAAATATGCGGCGCTGGTGAACACCTATGCTTATATCCTCTATGAATCGCTGCATCTGTATGACCTGTATGTACCGGAGGATTTCACCCGTGCCACATTCTACAGACTGCTGCTGTCGGCCGTGCTGACGTTAGGGCTGGCTTATGCGCTGCCGAAAATCAAGGTGCTCTATGATGACACCGTGGGATACATGGTTTATTTTCTGTACGCCATCGGGTATGTCATCTGTATTGCCCTCACTACCTGGCAGCATAGCCTTAAGGTTAATTTCTCCGATAATACGGCGGCGGATTATGCTGCACTCGGGCTGCTGATCCTCTTCAATCTGTTCGTCTGGCAGAGCGGCGGGCGTCTGCTGAAGGCACTGCTGAAGCGTGAATACAACAATGAGGAGCTGTATCCGGTGGTAATGGGGATATATCTGCTGGCAGTCGTTACGGCTTTCCTTGGGGTACAGCTGCGGCAGAACGATGGCGGTCTGATCTTCAGCCTCACTTATCTGCTGCTCGCGGTGCTGTTCATCATGTTCGGCTTCCGCCGCAGGTATGTGTACATCCGGCGCTTCGGTCTGGCCCTGTCGCTGCTGGCTACCGGCAAGCTGCTGCTCTATGATCTGACGCTGCTGAATACCGGCAGCAAAATCATCGCCTATTTCAGCTTCGGCCTCTGCCTGCTGGGCATTTCCTATCTCTATCAGCGGGTGTCGGCCAGAATGGAGGAAGTCTATGCAGAGGCGGGACAGGATTCTCCACAAGATTAG
- a CDS encoding glycoside hydrolase family 1 protein, whose translation MSVQFPEGFLWGGAVAANQCEGAYNEDGKGWSTQDVAPQGIKGPITEVPTEDNMKLVGIDFYHRYKEDIKLFAEMGFKVFRTSIAWSRIFPNGDELEPNEKGLQFYDDLFDECHKYGIEPLVTISHYETPLHLSKHYNGWVNRELVGFYERYSRTLFTRYKGKVKYWLTFNEINSILHEPFMSGGIYTPKDKLSKQDLYQAIHHELVASALAVKIGHEIDPEAKIGCMILSMPTYPLTPHPDDVIAAMQTEHLNYFFGDVHARGIYPGYMKRYFREHGIEIHMEPGDAEILKHTVDFISFSYYVSICETGDDSRRNQTEGNLFSGAANPYLEASEWGWQIDPQGLRYVLNMFYDRYQKPLFIVENGLGAKDVLITGEDGVPTVNDDYRIKYLNDHLVQVGEAIEDGIEVMGYTSWGCIDLVSASTAELSKRYGFIYVDRHDDNTGTLERYRKKSFYWYKDIIATNGQSLQR comes from the coding sequence ATGAGCGTACAATTTCCTGAAGGCTTCTTATGGGGCGGCGCAGTAGCAGCCAACCAATGTGAAGGCGCATATAATGAAGACGGCAAGGGATGGTCTACCCAGGACGTGGCTCCGCAAGGCATTAAAGGACCTATCACCGAAGTGCCGACCGAAGATAATATGAAGCTGGTGGGGATTGATTTCTACCACCGGTATAAAGAAGATATTAAGCTGTTTGCCGAAATGGGCTTTAAGGTGTTCCGTACCTCCATTGCCTGGTCCCGGATCTTTCCGAACGGCGATGAGCTGGAGCCTAATGAGAAGGGTCTGCAATTCTATGACGATCTGTTCGACGAATGCCATAAATACGGGATTGAGCCGCTGGTAACCATCTCGCATTACGAAACCCCGCTGCACCTGTCCAAGCATTATAACGGGTGGGTCAACCGTGAGCTGGTCGGCTTCTACGAGCGTTATTCCAGAACCTTGTTCACACGCTACAAAGGTAAGGTGAAATATTGGCTGACCTTTAACGAGATCAACTCTATTCTGCATGAGCCGTTCATGAGCGGAGGCATCTATACGCCGAAGGACAAGCTGAGCAAACAGGATCTGTACCAGGCTATCCATCACGAACTGGTAGCCAGTGCGCTGGCCGTAAAGATTGGACATGAGATTGACCCTGAAGCCAAAATCGGCTGCATGATCCTCAGTATGCCGACCTACCCGCTCACTCCGCACCCGGACGATGTGATTGCTGCAATGCAGACGGAGCATTTGAACTATTTCTTCGGGGATGTTCATGCGAGAGGGATTTACCCCGGCTACATGAAACGTTATTTCAGAGAGCATGGCATCGAGATTCATATGGAACCAGGAGATGCGGAGATTCTGAAGCACACGGTGGACTTCATCTCCTTCAGCTACTACGTGAGCATCTGTGAGACTGGCGACGACAGCAGACGCAATCAAACCGAAGGCAACCTGTTCAGCGGTGCAGCGAATCCCTACCTGGAGGCCAGTGAATGGGGCTGGCAGATTGACCCGCAGGGTCTGCGCTATGTGCTGAACATGTTCTACGACCGCTATCAGAAGCCGCTGTTCATCGTTGAGAACGGGCTCGGCGCCAAAGATGTGCTGATCACAGGCGAAGACGGTGTGCCGACAGTCAATGACGACTACCGGATCAAATATTTGAACGACCATCTGGTTCAGGTAGGTGAAGCCATCGAAGACGGCATCGAAGTGATGGGCTATACCTCATGGGGCTGCATCGACCTGGTCAGCGCCTCTACCGCAGAGCTCAGCAAACGTTACGGCTTCATCTATGTAGACCGTCACGATGATAACACTGGTACTCTTGAGCGCTACCGCAAGAAATCTTTCTACTGGTACAAGGACATTATTGCAACTAACGGACAAAGCCTGCAGCGATAA
- a CDS encoding LacI family DNA-binding transcriptional regulator codes for MSNLDQIAKLSGFSKATVSRVLNHSPHVSQATRDKITNIMEELDYVPNGNAISLSKGQTQQIGMVTEGINEVMLPFLNSFVETASGHGYQTIIYTSGGDPQKELQAFEDMRRKRVDALVISTCVNDLALLGSYCKYGPIVSWQRMELAEIASVAMNQYDGYMLGLEHVIQKGYTRIANAFGRPSSMNTLSRINAYQDMMRKYGLPVHPHWSRTGVYSIRQGEQLVRELLGGAEERPSAILCANDLVAAGIVSEARRQQLRIPEDLAVVGFDNTELAHTLGITSVYNPIADQAKNAFHLLLSKLKGVEEEQQKLQYSLVQRATT; via the coding sequence ATGTCGAATCTTGATCAAATTGCCAAGCTGTCGGGATTTTCCAAAGCCACCGTGTCGAGAGTGCTGAATCATTCCCCCCATGTGAGCCAGGCGACGAGAGATAAAATTACGAATATCATGGAGGAGCTGGATTATGTTCCAAACGGCAATGCCATCTCCTTGTCCAAAGGGCAGACCCAGCAGATTGGCATGGTTACGGAGGGTATTAATGAAGTGATGCTGCCGTTCCTGAACAGCTTCGTCGAGACGGCAAGCGGGCATGGATACCAGACGATTATATATACTTCGGGCGGCGATCCCCAAAAAGAGCTCCAGGCCTTCGAGGATATGCGCAGAAAAAGAGTGGATGCGCTGGTGATCAGTACTTGTGTTAATGATCTGGCCCTGTTAGGCTCCTACTGCAAATATGGTCCGATAGTGTCCTGGCAGCGGATGGAGCTTGCGGAGATTGCTTCGGTTGCGATGAACCAATATGACGGCTATATGCTGGGGCTTGAACATGTTATTCAAAAGGGATACACCCGTATTGCTAATGCATTCGGCAGGCCCAGCAGTATGAATACCCTCAGCCGCATCAACGCTTATCAGGACATGATGAGGAAATACGGACTGCCTGTACACCCCCACTGGTCACGCACCGGTGTATATTCTATCCGTCAAGGAGAGCAGCTGGTCCGGGAGTTGCTGGGCGGCGCAGAGGAGCGGCCGAGTGCCATTCTCTGCGCCAATGACCTGGTAGCGGCAGGCATTGTGAGTGAAGCACGCCGGCAGCAGCTGCGGATTCCGGAAGATTTGGCCGTCGTTGGCTTCGATAATACAGAGCTTGCCCACACGCTCGGGATCACCTCCGTGTATAATCCCATTGCTGACCAGGCGAAGAATGCCTTTCATCTGCTGCTCAGCAAGCTGAAGGGTGTGGAAGAAGAGCAGCAGAAGCTGCAGTACAGTCTGGTTCAGCGGGCCACTACGTAA